TTCGAGCCCCTCGCTCGCCTCATCGAACACCCGGCGCATATCCGCGATGCAGCGCTGCACAGCGGCGAGGAAGATGGCCTTCTTACCGGGAAAAAGGCGGAACAGATAGGGCTGGGAGACGCCCACCCGCTTGGCGATCACCTCGGTGGACGTACCCGCGTAGCCACCGTGTGCGAACTCGGTCATCGCCGCGCGGACGACGCTCTCACGCCGTTCCTCTGCACTCATCCGAACCATGGCAGGGAAGTTAGTGCTCACTCACTAACTTCGTCAAGCGATCGACTGCGGCCGGCAAAGGCGCTCATGGACGGGCCGGCGGAGTGCGGAAGCGAGCAGAACGCGACGCGGAACGCGCGTGGACCCGGGATCGCGGTGGGGGGCGGCCTTTGCTGCCCGGCCGCCCCCCACACCGCTGCCGCGTCAGGCCAGCCGCACGACCGCGCGCGACATGCCCAGCACCTTCCGACCCGCCGACATCGCCGTCAGATCGACCCGCACCTGATGGTCGTCGAGCTTCGCGGCGACCTTGCCGCTGACCTCGATGAGCGCACCCTCGCCGTCGTTCGGCACGATTACGGGCTTGGTGAAGCGGACCCCGTACTCGACCACCGCACCCGGGTCGCCCGCCCAGTCGGTGATTACACGCGCGGCCACGGCCATGGTGAACATGCCGTGCGCGATGACGTCCGGCAGCCCGACCTCCCTGGCGAACTTCTCGTTCCAGTGAATGGGGTTGAAGTCGCCGGACGCTCCCGCGTAGCGCACCAGCGTGGCACGGGTCACAGGAAAACTCTGCGCCGGGAGTTCGGTGCCGACCTCGACGTCCGCGTACGCGATCTTCGCCGCCATCTCGATCAGCCTTCCTCTGTGGCGCGCGCCACCAGCTTCGTCCAGGCGGTCACGACATGCTCGCCCGCCTCGTCGTGCACCTCACCGCGGATGTCCAGGATGTCGTTGCCCGCCAGGGACTTGATCGCCTCGATGGTCGAAGTGACCGTGAGCCGGTCCCCCGCCCGCACCGGGCGGGTGTACGCGAACTTCTGGTCGCCGTGTACCACGCGGCTGTAGTCCAGGCCCAGTTGCGGATCCTCGACAACCTGCCCCGCGGCTTTGAAGGTGATCGCGAAAACGAAGGTCGGCGGGGCGATCACATCGGAATGCCCGAGGTGCTTGGCCGCGTCGGGGTCGGTGTAGACGGGATTCGTGTCGCCGACCGCCTCTGCGAACTCCCGGATCTTCTCCCGGCCTACCTCGTAAGGCGCGGTGGGCGGATAGGTCCGCCCGACGAAGGACTGGTCGAGCGCCATGGACTCGCTACCTCCTGTGTGGCTGGATTGCCGAAACGACACGAGGCCGCCCCCCGAAGATGGGGGCGGCCTCGTGATCGAGCCTGATTCAGCGCGTCTCGCGGTGCGCGGTGTGCGCGTTGCAACGAGGGCAGTGCTTCTTCATCTCAAGACGGTCCGGGTTGTTGCGCCGGTTCTTCTTGGTGATGTAGTTCCGCTCCTTGCACTCCACGCAGGCCAGCGTGATCTTCGGGCGGACGTCGGTGGCAGCCACGTGAGTGCTCCTTGGACGGACGGATGGACTGTTAGCTTGCACCACTATGACCATGTGATGGTCAAGGTGGACGCATAAAAGAGTAGCCGATCGGAGGACCGACCCCGCAATCGGCTACTGTGTGTAGCGGTGACCGGACTTGAACCGGTGACACAGCGATTATGAGCCGCTTGCTCTACCGACTGAGCTACACCGCTGCGATGTCGGATTCACCTCGCCCGAGGGCGAGGATCTTCCAACATCAGAGCCCCAATACGGAATCGAACCGTAGACCTTCTCCTTACCATGGAGACGCTCTGCCGACTGAGCTATTGGGGCGAGCGATGAAGACATTACACGGTCCGCGACCGATCGCCCAAATCCGTTTACTCGATCCGTTACCCGCGGCGTTCGGGCACGGTGACGGAGGCGCGGAGGGCCCTGTCCGGCACGCCGTCCCGATCGACTCGTACGCCACTCACAGCCACACCGGTACGACTATTGCGCTCCTCCGCGAAGCGCGGTGCGGACCGCCCTAGGGTCCTTCTGACGTCCCCCGCCCTCCAGGCCTTCCGCCTTCCGCCACTTCAGGAGCGCCATGCCCGACAGCCAGGCGGAGCCGCCCGGCGGAGCCACCGCCGACTCCACCGTGCTGCTCCTGTGCGGTGCCCGTCTCACCGACGGCCGCACGGTCGACGTCCGACTGAACGGCGGCCGGATCGAGGCCGTCGGCACCGCCGGAAGTCTCGCTCCGCGCTCGAAGCCCCTGTACCCCCTGAGCCCTTCCGGCCTCGCCGCCGGTCCGTCCGCCGTGTCCGGTCCGTCCGGCCACACCGGTTCCACCGGTGCCTCGAACTTCTCGAACGCGTCGAGTCCCGCTCCCGCGAAGACGCATTCCGCGCGCGTGGACCTGAGCGGCTACCTGCTGCTGCCCGCTCCCGCCGAGCCGCACACCCACGGCGACACCGCGCTCACCGCTCCTTCGCCCGACGGACCGGTGTCCTGCGCCGTCGCGGAGATCCAGCGCCGCGCCACGGAGGCAGCGCTGCTCCAGCTCGGACACGGCGCCACGGCGATGCGCTCCCATGTGCGGATCGGAGGCGTCCACGGCCTGGAATCCCTCGATGCCGTGCACCAGGCACAGCGTTCGCTTCGCGGCCTGGCCGAGCTGACCACCGTGGCAGTACCGCGGCTGCTGACCGGTGTGGCCGGAGCCGACGGCCTCGCGATGCTGCGTGACGCGATGAAGATGGGTGCCTCCGTGGTCGGCGGCTGCCCCGATCTGGACCCGGATCCGGTCGGCTACGCGGAAGCGGTCCTGGACATGGCGGCGGAGCACGGCTGCCCGGTGGACCTGCACACCGACGGCGATGACCCTGCCCGGCTCGCCCGGCTCGCGACCATGGCGGGTGGACTGCGGCAGGGGGTCTCGATCGGCCCGTGCGCGGGGCTCGCGCGGCTGCCCGCCGAAGTGGCGTCCCGTACGGCGGACCGGCTCGCGGCCGGCGGAGTCACCGTGGTCTGCCTGCCTCAGGGCGGCTGCACCGGCGCCGAACTGCGCGGCAGCGCACCGGCCCGGCTGCTGCGCGCGGCAGGGGTGCGGGTGGCGGCGGGCAGCGGGGCGCTGCGCGACGCGGCGAACCCGGTGGGACGCGGTGATCCGCTGGAGGCGGCGTTCCTGCTGGCATCGCAGGGGAGACTGCGCGCACTGGAGGCGTACGAGGCGGTCAGCACCACGGCGCGGCGGGCCATGGGACTGCCAGAGGTGCGGGTGGAGGCGGGCTTTCCGGCCGAATTGCTCGCGGTGCGCGGACAGGAGCTGACGGGGGTGCTGTCGCTCGCGTACAGCCGGATCGTGGTGCACTGCGGCCGGGTGGTGGCCCGGACCAGTGCCGTGCGGGAGTACTGCGACTCCGCCGCGGCTGTCGCGCTCGAACTGCCGCGCCAGGGGCGCCCGGATCCCGGGCCGTGAGCGGCGGGGCGTGCGGTGTGGAGCCGCGCGGTGTGCGTTCCCGACGCCCACGCGGCCCGCGGGTGCCGTTCCCCGTGGCCCGGCCCGCGCATCCGGGCAACGACCGGCGTACGGTCGTGAGCATGCGCATTATCATCGCGGGAGGACACGGTCAGATCGCGCTGCGCCTGGAGAGGCTGCTCTCGGCGCGCGGGCACGAGGTCGCGGGCATCGTCCGCAAACCCGAACAGGGCGACGAGCTCAGGGCAGCCGGTGCGGAACCGGTCCTGCTGGATCTGGAGTCGGCCACGGTGGAGCAGGTGGCAGAGGTGCTCCAAGGCGCCGACGGGGTGGTGTTCGCCGCCGGCGCCGGAGCGGGCAGCGGCACCGAACGCAAGGAGACAGTGGACAGGCGGGCGGCGATACTGACCGCGGATGCCGCCGAGCGGGCGGGCGTACGCCGGTTCCTCATCGTCTCCTCGATGGGCGCGGACTCCACCCGTACCGGCGACGAGGTGTTCGACGCGTATCTGCGCGCCAAAGGCACGGCGGACGATTACGTACGCGGCAGCAGCGGCCTGGACTGGACGGTCCTGCGACCCGGGATGCTGACGAACGACGCCGGCACGGGACTGGTCAGGCTGGAGGCTGCGACCGGGCGCGGGCCGGTGCCGCGCGACGACGTGGCCGCGGTGCTCGCAGAGCTCGTCGAGAGCCCGGCCGCGGCGGGGCTGACGCTGGAACTGGTCAGCGGGTCGGTCCCGGTCTCGGTGGCCGTCAAGGCGATCGCGGGCAACTGAGCGGTTACGCCGCTCTCACGGTGCGGTGACCCGGCCGGTGGCCCGGCTGCGGCTACCTCACCCGGACCAGGCTCGCGTAGACGACCAGATTGCCCTGGTACCCCGTGGACTTCCGGTATCCGCCTCCGCAGGTGACGATCCGCAACTGGGGCGCCGAGCCGCCTCCGTAGACCTTGCGGCTCGGGAACGAGCGCTTGGCGTACACCTCCACGGCATCCACGGAGAACACCGCTGTGCGCCGGTCCTTGCGGGTGATCTCGACGGTGCTCTTCTTGCGCAGCGCGCCGAGCGAGTAGAAGACGGCCGGCCCGGTGGGGGTGTCCACATGCCCGGCCACGATGGCTGCTCCGGCTTCACCGGGTGCCGGACCACGGGAGTACCAGCCGGCCAGGTTGGAGCTGCCTGGCGGCGGGAGCTGCAGCGCGCCCTTCCCGTCCAGCGCCAGCGTCGTCATCGACGCGTCGATATGAACGGCGGGGATGCGCAGCCTGACCGGAGTGGAACGAGGCAGCGTATGCGCCGCTCGGTGGACTGCCGCCCGGTCGGCGGCACTCGACCCGGAGCCGTGCGCCCCCGACTGGTCGGAGAACGGCTGCGGTGGGCTCTCGCCGATCAGTCCGCGGACCAGCAACCAGATGCCGAGCGGCACCAGGAAGATCAGGATTCTGCGCGAGGACCCGTGCGTGTGGCGCTGAGCGGCACGGGCCCGCCGCTCAGACGGAACCGCTGTCGGCACGGCGCCGCATCGCGATCAGGCCGATGGCCGACGCTCCGGCGAGCAGCGCGGAGCCGATGACGACCTCCGTACCGTTCAGTCCCGTCGCGCCGCCGAAGCCTCCGTGCACTGCCCCGTCGGGGCGGCGCGCGACTTGATAGCTCGTCTCCACGCGACCGCCCGTCAGGCATTTGACCGTGATGTCGTAAACGCCGTCCTTGATGTCGTCGGGGACGGTGAAGTCGCCCGCGAGTTCGCCGTCGTGGCCGGTCTCCGTGAGATGGATCTGCCCGGCATACTCCGCCTGCCCCTTGGCGTAGGCCACATCGCCCTCGCAGGCCGTGGTACTGACGGTGACCGTCGAACCGGGGAACGCCACATCCGGGCTGACGCCGATCCCCGACTCGTCGGCGGCCGTCGCGACGGACTGCCATCCGCAGGCGATCACGACCATGGCACCGACGACGAGAACACGCGTACTGCGCACGACTGACCTCATGACCGACCACCAGCCTCCGGATGAGCGCGCGGCAGGACACCTTGTCCCGGCAGGGGGCGCCGCACTCACGTGCAAAGAAAATCAGCTCGTATTACTAAAAGCCTGAAATGACACGAGATGATCACTTCGACCTGTCGGCCTGTCAGGTCGTCAACGCAGCTCACGCGGGTCGCGAGTGACCCGGCGACAGGACACTCCCTGCGCCGGAGTCAACCGGCGAACGGGTGGCGCACCCACGCCGGCTTCGGCAGGCAGCAGACGTGATAGAGCCCGGCGGCCGTGCTGCCGCCGGGCTCCACCAGAGGTTCAGACGTTCGAGGGTGGTGCTCAGGTGCCGGGCTTGCGGCCGTACACGTAGACGTCGTCCCCGTTGCGCAGCAGGCTCCAGTACTTGGCCGCGTCCGTCTTGGTCATGTTCACGCACCCGTGCGAGCCGGGCGGCGCCCAGACGCTGACGCCGACCGAGTGGAAGGCCTGGCCGCCGTCGAAGAACTGGCTGTACGGCATGGGCACGTTGTACAGGCTCGACACATGGTCGATGTTGCGCCAGTAGACCTTCTTCAGGCCGGTACGGGTCTCGTACCCGTTCCTTCCGGTGCGCACCGGGACCGGCCCGTACACCAGCTTCGACCCGTCCTGGATCCAGCTCAGCTGGAGCGTCAGGTTGACGCAGGCGATCCGGCCCTTGTTCGTCGGGCAGGCACCGGACTTGTTCGGGGTCTTCCCGACGGCCTTCTGCCTGTTCATCAGATCCATGACGCCCCAGGTGATGGGCCCGGCATACCCCGCGTTCGGGGATATCGAGTGCTTCGTCTGGAACGCCTGGATCGCCTTGCAGTCGGTGGCGGACTGCTTGCCGTCCACCGGCCGGCCGAGGAACTTCTCGACCTGCTTCTGATACGGACCGGTCTGCGTGTTGCACGACGCCGCCTGCGCGGTCCCGGTCCCCATGGCCAGAGTGAGCGGGGTCACGAGTGCGGTGATCCCGAGTGCGACGATCCCTCGTCGGCGTGTGGCTCCCATGGCTGT
This DNA window, taken from Streptomyces sp. SCSIO 30461, encodes the following:
- a CDS encoding L,D-transpeptidase; its protein translation is MGATRRRGIVALGITALVTPLTLAMGTGTAQAASCNTQTGPYQKQVEKFLGRPVDGKQSATDCKAIQAFQTKHSISPNAGYAGPITWGVMDLMNRQKAVGKTPNKSGACPTNKGRIACVNLTLQLSWIQDGSKLVYGPVPVRTGRNGYETRTGLKKVYWRNIDHVSSLYNVPMPYSQFFDGGQAFHSVGVSVWAPPGSHGCVNMTKTDAAKYWSLLRNGDDVYVYGRKPGT
- a CDS encoding amidohydrolase family protein — protein: MPDSQAEPPGGATADSTVLLLCGARLTDGRTVDVRLNGGRIEAVGTAGSLAPRSKPLYPLSPSGLAAGPSAVSGPSGHTGSTGASNFSNASSPAPAKTHSARVDLSGYLLLPAPAEPHTHGDTALTAPSPDGPVSCAVAEIQRRATEAALLQLGHGATAMRSHVRIGGVHGLESLDAVHQAQRSLRGLAELTTVAVPRLLTGVAGADGLAMLRDAMKMGASVVGGCPDLDPDPVGYAEAVLDMAAEHGCPVDLHTDGDDPARLARLATMAGGLRQGVSIGPCAGLARLPAEVASRTADRLAAGGVTVVCLPQGGCTGAELRGSAPARLLRAAGVRVAAGSGALRDAANPVGRGDPLEAAFLLASQGRLRALEAYEAVSTTARRAMGLPEVRVEAGFPAELLAVRGQELTGVLSLAYSRIVVHCGRVVARTSAVREYCDSAAAVALELPRQGRPDPGP
- a CDS encoding class F sortase, translated to MPTAVPSERRARAAQRHTHGSSRRILIFLVPLGIWLLVRGLIGESPPQPFSDQSGAHGSGSSAADRAAVHRAAHTLPRSTPVRLRIPAVHIDASMTTLALDGKGALQLPPPGSSNLAGWYSRGPAPGEAGAAIVAGHVDTPTGPAVFYSLGALRKKSTVEITRKDRRTAVFSVDAVEVYAKRSFPSRKVYGGGSAPQLRIVTCGGGYRKSTGYQGNLVVYASLVRVR
- a CDS encoding SDR family oxidoreductase, translating into MRIIIAGGHGQIALRLERLLSARGHEVAGIVRKPEQGDELRAAGAEPVLLDLESATVEQVAEVLQGADGVVFAAGAGAGSGTERKETVDRRAAILTADAAERAGVRRFLIVSSMGADSTRTGDEVFDAYLRAKGTADDYVRGSSGLDWTVLRPGMLTNDAGTGLVRLEAATGRGPVPRDDVAAVLAELVESPAAAGLTLELVSGSVPVSVAVKAIAGN
- a CDS encoding MaoC family dehydratase translates to MAAKIAYADVEVGTELPAQSFPVTRATLVRYAGASGDFNPIHWNEKFAREVGLPDVIAHGMFTMAVAARVITDWAGDPGAVVEYGVRFTKPVIVPNDGEGALIEVSGKVAAKLDDHQVRVDLTAMSAGRKVLGMSRAVVRLA
- the rpmG gene encoding 50S ribosomal protein L33 codes for the protein MAATDVRPKITLACVECKERNYITKKNRRNNPDRLEMKKHCPRCNAHTAHRETR
- a CDS encoding MaoC family dehydratase N-terminal domain-containing protein translates to MALDQSFVGRTYPPTAPYEVGREKIREFAEAVGDTNPVYTDPDAAKHLGHSDVIAPPTFVFAITFKAAGQVVEDPQLGLDYSRVVHGDQKFAYTRPVRAGDRLTVTSTIEAIKSLAGNDILDIRGEVHDEAGEHVVTAWTKLVARATEEG